Proteins from one Hymenobacter monticola genomic window:
- a CDS encoding SDR family oxidoreductase gives MRKVSVITGGAGGMGLATAKLMGQDHQVVICDVSQERLDAAQAELRGLGIACEAVVCDITNRESVAELVRRAQQLGTVASLIHTAGVSPQMGKPELIMRINALGTIHVSDACYAIAQEGFCLVNVASMAAYTLPNLFVPTRAYKLAGTDQEAFLRKALFVGNFLPQKLRSGIAYSISKNFVVWYSKQQAARFGQKGGRVLSVSPGSIDTAMGRLEIKSGSEKMLQFAALKRFGRPEEVAEVLAFCASDKASYLTGIDILCDGGVIAGVTPKDLRSLSVD, from the coding sequence ATGCGTAAAGTAAGCGTTATCACCGGCGGTGCCGGCGGCATGGGCCTGGCTACGGCCAAGCTTATGGGCCAGGACCACCAAGTCGTTATCTGCGACGTGAGCCAGGAGCGCCTGGATGCGGCCCAGGCCGAGCTGCGCGGCCTGGGCATTGCCTGCGAGGCCGTGGTGTGCGACATCACCAACCGGGAGTCGGTGGCCGAGCTGGTGCGGCGGGCGCAGCAACTGGGCACCGTGGCTTCGCTTATCCATACGGCCGGGGTAAGCCCGCAAATGGGTAAGCCCGAGCTGATTATGCGCATCAACGCCCTCGGAACCATCCACGTCAGCGACGCCTGCTACGCTATCGCGCAGGAAGGCTTCTGCTTGGTCAACGTGGCATCGATGGCCGCCTACACCTTGCCGAACTTGTTCGTGCCGACGCGGGCCTACAAGCTGGCCGGCACCGACCAGGAGGCGTTTTTGCGCAAGGCGCTGTTCGTGGGCAATTTTCTGCCGCAGAAGCTACGTTCGGGTATTGCCTACTCCATCAGCAAGAATTTCGTGGTGTGGTATTCCAAGCAGCAGGCGGCCCGCTTCGGGCAGAAGGGGGGGCGCGTCCTGTCAGTATCGCCGGGCAGCATCGACACGGCGATGGGGCGGCTGGAAATCAAGAGCGGGTCGGAGAAGATGCTGCAATTCGCGGCCCTCAAGCGCTTTGGCCGCCCCGAGGAGGTGGCCGAGGTGCTGGCCTTCTGCGCCAGCGACAAGGCCAGCTACCTCACCGGCATCGACATCCTCTGCGACGGCGGCGTCATTGCCGGCGTGACGCCGAAGGACCTACGGTCGCTGTCGGTGGATTAG
- a CDS encoding alpha-L-arabinofuranosidase C-terminal domain-containing protein: protein MKTSSPLAALAAGLALLGPLAAVAQAPATLTVQVGKPGAAVNKTMYGLFFEDINFAADGGLYPELVKNKSFEISPNLLGWRALQSGDNLEIYAVRTEQPVSASSPHYLRVAARPGTGDEAGIENEGFRGMGIRQGAEYTLSFWARRGPGSGARGLTASLTAGKTKTLAQAQVTGLTGQWQKYAVVLRATDTEAKAKLKLVLDGPGAVDLDAISLFPKDTYNNRPNGLRPDLVQLLKDLQPGFLRFPGGCIVEGRTLAERYQWKKTIGDVDGREPLINLWNMGIRPRATPDYYQSFGLGFFEYFQLAEDIGAEPLPVLNVGMSCQSNSAELAPITGTSSASAAPAKGPNADAPPSFGTDDPSLDVFIQDALDLLEFANGPASSPWGARRVAMGHPKPFNLKYIGVGNEQWGQQYLERYEPFAKAVKAKYPGIAIVSSAGPRPDGDLFDKASKRLGELKAEYIDEHYYALPEWFREHADRYDNYPRTGPKIFAGEYAANGQHPWDNALSEAAFMTGLERNADVVGMAAYAPLFAHVNAWQWTPDLIWFDNLRAFGTPSYYVQQLFSLNKGTRVLPVALPGQAKNGTDNLFASAVADEPAGEVVIKLINYSASPRPVSLDLAGAKKLGKTGRAQTLASADLQAQNSLDEPRKVVPQASTFSLSGSKVSYTLAPYSFTVLRVKGTK from the coding sequence ATGAAAACCTCCTCTCCCCTGGCGGCCCTGGCGGCTGGCCTGGCCCTGCTGGGGCCGCTGGCCGCCGTGGCCCAGGCCCCGGCCACGCTCACCGTGCAGGTGGGCAAGCCGGGGGCAGCCGTTAACAAGACCATGTACGGGCTGTTTTTTGAAGACATCAACTTCGCGGCCGACGGCGGGCTGTACCCCGAGCTGGTGAAGAATAAGTCGTTCGAAATCAGCCCCAACCTGCTGGGCTGGCGGGCGTTGCAGAGCGGCGACAACCTCGAAATCTATGCCGTGCGCACCGAGCAGCCGGTGAGCGCCAGCAGCCCGCACTACTTGCGCGTGGCGGCCCGCCCCGGCACGGGCGACGAGGCGGGCATCGAAAACGAGGGCTTCCGGGGCATGGGCATCCGGCAGGGGGCCGAGTATACGCTCTCGTTTTGGGCGCGGCGCGGGCCGGGCAGCGGCGCGCGCGGCCTCACGGCCAGCCTCACGGCAGGCAAAACTAAGACCCTGGCCCAGGCGCAGGTGACGGGCCTCACCGGGCAGTGGCAGAAATACGCGGTGGTGCTGCGCGCCACCGACACCGAGGCCAAGGCCAAGCTGAAGCTGGTGCTCGACGGCCCCGGCGCGGTGGACCTGGACGCGATTTCGCTGTTTCCGAAGGACACGTATAACAACCGCCCCAACGGCCTGCGCCCCGATTTGGTGCAGCTGCTCAAGGACTTGCAGCCGGGCTTTCTGCGCTTTCCGGGGGGCTGCATCGTGGAGGGGCGCACGCTGGCCGAGCGCTACCAGTGGAAGAAAACTATTGGCGACGTGGACGGCCGCGAGCCGCTCATCAACCTCTGGAACATGGGGATTCGGCCCCGTGCCACGCCCGACTACTACCAGTCGTTCGGGCTGGGCTTTTTCGAGTATTTCCAATTGGCCGAGGACATCGGGGCCGAGCCGCTGCCGGTGCTGAACGTGGGCATGTCCTGCCAGTCTAACTCGGCCGAGCTGGCCCCCATCACCGGCACGAGCAGCGCCAGCGCGGCCCCCGCCAAAGGCCCGAACGCCGACGCGCCCCCTAGCTTCGGCACCGACGACCCATCGCTGGATGTGTTTATTCAGGACGCGCTCGACCTGCTGGAATTTGCCAACGGCCCGGCCAGCAGCCCGTGGGGGGCCAGGCGCGTGGCGATGGGCCACCCCAAGCCCTTCAACCTCAAGTATATCGGGGTTGGCAACGAGCAGTGGGGCCAGCAGTACTTGGAGCGCTACGAGCCGTTTGCCAAGGCCGTGAAGGCCAAGTACCCCGGCATCGCCATCGTGAGCAGCGCCGGCCCCCGGCCCGACGGCGACCTCTTCGACAAAGCCAGCAAGCGCCTCGGCGAGCTGAAGGCCGAGTACATCGACGAGCACTACTACGCCCTGCCCGAGTGGTTTCGGGAGCACGCCGACCGCTACGATAACTACCCGCGCACCGGCCCCAAAATCTTCGCCGGCGAGTACGCCGCCAACGGCCAGCACCCGTGGGACAACGCCCTCTCGGAGGCCGCCTTCATGACGGGCCTGGAGCGCAACGCCGACGTGGTGGGCATGGCCGCCTACGCCCCGCTTTTCGCCCACGTCAACGCCTGGCAGTGGACGCCCGACCTCATTTGGTTTGACAACCTGCGGGCTTTTGGCACGCCAAGCTACTACGTGCAGCAGCTTTTCAGCCTCAACAAAGGCACCCGCGTGCTGCCCGTGGCGCTGCCCGGCCAGGCCAAAAACGGCACCGACAACCTCTTTGCCAGCGCCGTGGCCGACGAGCCGGCCGGCGAGGTGGTAATCAAGCTCATCAACTACAGCGCCAGCCCGCGCCCGGTCAGCCTCGACCTGGCCGGGGCCAAAAAGCTCGGCAAAACCGGCCGCGCCCAAACGCTGGCCAGCGCCGACCTGCAAGCCCAAAACAGCCTCGACGAGCCCAGGAAAGTCGTGCCCCAGGCCTCAACCTTCTCACTCAGCGGCTCGAAGGTGAGCTACACCCTGGCCCCGTACTCCTTCACGGTGCTACGGGTGAAGGGCACGAAGTAA
- a CDS encoding glycosyl hydrolase: protein MTKLPKTPCGVGVLACLLAADALAQTTPAPALPGLYREFQNPGNAARPRVWWHWMSGNIAPAGIRKDLLWMQRSGIGGFQTFDASLPTPLIVPKRVEYMSPDWKAAFRLATRLADSLQLEMAIAGSPGWSESGGPWVPPQDGMKKLVWREVRVPGGRPFRGALPRPSAVEGAFQNLGIIKGATGAFETETPPTPEYYADVAVVAYRLPAADVAPAALRPTITASGGTFTLAQLTDGDLGTTSLLPADPAKGTAWIQYAYPKPQTIKGVTVVGGDIRPWAGIVPPAEDRTLEASDDGQTFRLVAAIPAGGVGQQTITIPATTARYFRVTFKNPAAPVNIGAILGTGGEAPPAPAGTGIAELVLHPVTRINHFEEKAGFAATYDIAAYPTPASGDVVAPADIVDLTAKLTADGQLSWTPPAGEWKIVRFGYSLTGHKNTPANPEATGLEVDKLDADAVKRYFTTYLDQYKDATGGLMGRQGLRYVITDSWEAGQGNWTPQMAAEFRQRRGYSLVPWLPVLTGQVVKSTEASEQFLWDWRQTIGELIAEKHYDQLTTLLAARGMARYSESHENGRALLADGMDVKRTAAVPMGAMWLPGVASPPAKMAQADIRESASVAHLYGQNLVAAESLTALGLAGRAWSYAPEDLKPTADLELASGLNRFVIHTSVHQPVDDKIPGLSLFVVGQWFNRHETWAEQAKPWMDYLARSSYLLQQGRAVADVAYYYGEGSNITSLFGEQLPAVPAGYEYDFVNPHALLHLLSVQDGQLVTPSGMRYRVLALDDNARQMSLPVLRKIAQLAQAGATICGVQPEKSPSLADDPQEFQRLVQAVWGAGNPRVSTGRPLADVLSGLQATPDFTYAPAKGGAEVLYVHRQTPEADIYWVNSRSNEAAQVEASFRVAGKVPQLWHPDTGLTEPAAYRTVAGRTVLTLRLVPHEAVFVVFAAPAAQPVLALPARTEQELATVDGPWQVAFQPRRGVPTSASFAQLASFSENSEAGIKYFSGTATYSKTIRVPATARANNAQVWLDLGDVKNLAEVIVNGKSLGIVWKKPFRVDVTNALKTGDNAVQVKVTNLWVNRLIGDAQPGAAPKITYTTVPFFKPTARLKPSGLLGPVKLISTTN, encoded by the coding sequence ATGACGAAGCTACCCAAAACCCCCTGCGGCGTGGGGGTACTCGCCTGCCTGCTCGCCGCCGACGCGCTGGCCCAAACCACGCCCGCCCCCGCGCTGCCCGGCCTGTACCGGGAGTTTCAAAACCCCGGCAACGCGGCCCGGCCCCGCGTGTGGTGGCACTGGATGAGCGGCAACATCGCGCCGGCCGGCATTCGCAAAGACCTGCTTTGGATGCAGCGCAGCGGCATCGGCGGCTTCCAGACCTTCGACGCCTCGCTGCCCACGCCGCTCATCGTGCCCAAGCGCGTCGAGTACATGTCGCCCGACTGGAAGGCCGCCTTCCGGCTGGCTACCCGGCTGGCCGACTCGCTCCAGCTGGAAATGGCCATTGCCGGCTCGCCGGGCTGGAGCGAGAGCGGCGGGCCGTGGGTGCCGCCCCAGGACGGCATGAAGAAGCTGGTGTGGCGCGAGGTGCGGGTGCCGGGCGGGCGGCCGTTTCGCGGGGCGCTGCCCCGGCCCTCCGCGGTGGAGGGCGCGTTTCAGAACCTAGGCATTATCAAGGGAGCCACCGGCGCGTTTGAGACGGAAACGCCGCCCACGCCCGAGTACTACGCCGACGTGGCCGTGGTGGCCTACCGCCTGCCCGCCGCCGACGTGGCCCCCGCCGCGCTGCGGCCCACTATCACGGCCAGCGGCGGCACCTTCACCCTGGCCCAGCTCACCGATGGCGACCTGGGCACCACCAGCCTGCTGCCGGCCGACCCCGCCAAGGGCACGGCCTGGATACAGTATGCCTACCCCAAGCCCCAGACCATCAAGGGCGTGACGGTGGTGGGCGGCGACATCCGGCCCTGGGCGGGCATCGTGCCGCCGGCCGAAGACCGCACCCTCGAAGCCAGCGACGACGGCCAGACGTTTCGGCTGGTCGCGGCGATTCCGGCGGGCGGCGTGGGCCAGCAAACCATCACCATCCCGGCCACCACGGCCCGCTACTTCCGGGTGACGTTCAAGAACCCGGCGGCCCCGGTCAACATCGGCGCGATACTCGGCACCGGGGGCGAGGCCCCCCCCGCGCCGGCCGGCACCGGCATCGCCGAGCTGGTGCTACACCCCGTCACGCGCATCAACCACTTCGAGGAAAAGGCCGGCTTTGCCGCTACCTACGATATAGCCGCCTACCCCACCCCCGCTTCGGGCGACGTGGTGGCCCCGGCCGATATCGTGGACCTGACCGCTAAGCTCACGGCCGACGGCCAGCTGAGCTGGACCCCGCCCGCGGGCGAGTGGAAAATCGTGCGCTTTGGCTACTCGCTCACCGGCCACAAAAACACTCCCGCCAACCCCGAAGCCACCGGCCTCGAAGTAGACAAGCTGGACGCCGACGCGGTGAAAAGGTACTTCACCACCTACCTCGACCAGTACAAAGACGCCACCGGAGGCCTGATGGGCCGCCAGGGCCTGCGCTACGTCATTACCGACAGCTGGGAGGCCGGGCAGGGCAACTGGACGCCGCAGATGGCCGCCGAGTTTCGGCAGCGCCGGGGCTACAGCCTGGTGCCCTGGCTGCCCGTGCTCACCGGGCAGGTGGTGAAAAGCACCGAGGCCAGCGAGCAGTTTCTCTGGGACTGGCGCCAGACCATCGGGGAGCTGATTGCCGAAAAGCACTACGACCAGCTCACGACGCTGCTGGCCGCGCGCGGCATGGCGCGCTACTCCGAAAGCCACGAAAACGGGCGGGCGCTGCTGGCCGATGGCATGGACGTGAAGCGCACCGCCGCCGTGCCCATGGGCGCCATGTGGCTGCCGGGCGTGGCCAGCCCCCCCGCCAAGATGGCGCAGGCCGACATCCGGGAGTCGGCCTCGGTGGCGCACCTCTACGGCCAGAACCTGGTGGCGGCCGAGTCGCTCACGGCCCTGGGCCTGGCCGGCCGCGCCTGGTCGTATGCCCCCGAAGACCTGAAGCCCACCGCCGACCTGGAGCTGGCCAGCGGCCTCAACCGCTTCGTAATTCACACCTCCGTGCACCAGCCGGTCGATGATAAGATACCGGGCCTCAGCTTGTTCGTGGTGGGGCAGTGGTTCAATCGCCACGAAACCTGGGCCGAGCAGGCCAAGCCCTGGATGGACTACCTGGCCCGCAGCAGCTACCTGCTGCAACAGGGCCGGGCGGTGGCCGACGTGGCCTACTACTACGGCGAGGGCAGCAACATCACCAGCCTCTTTGGCGAGCAGCTGCCCGCCGTGCCCGCGGGCTACGAGTACGATTTTGTGAACCCGCACGCGCTGCTCCACCTGCTGTCGGTGCAGGACGGCCAGCTCGTGACGCCAAGCGGGATGCGCTACCGGGTGCTGGCCCTCGACGACAACGCCCGCCAGATGTCGCTGCCCGTGCTGCGCAAAATTGCCCAGCTGGCGCAGGCCGGGGCCACCATTTGCGGGGTGCAGCCCGAAAAAAGCCCGAGCCTGGCCGACGACCCGCAGGAGTTTCAGCGCCTCGTGCAAGCCGTGTGGGGCGCCGGCAACCCCCGCGTGAGCACCGGCCGGCCCCTGGCCGACGTGCTGAGCGGCCTGCAAGCCACCCCCGACTTCACCTACGCGCCCGCCAAAGGCGGGGCCGAGGTGCTGTACGTGCACCGCCAAACCCCTGAGGCCGATATCTACTGGGTAAACAGCCGCAGCAATGAGGCCGCCCAGGTCGAGGCTTCGTTTCGGGTGGCGGGCAAGGTGCCGCAGCTCTGGCACCCCGACACGGGCCTGACGGAGCCCGCCGCCTACCGCACCGTGGCCGGCCGCACCGTGCTGACCTTGCGCCTGGTGCCCCACGAGGCCGTGTTTGTCGTGTTTGCCGCCCCGGCCGCCCAGCCGGTCCTGGCGCTGCCCGCCCGCACCGAGCAGGAGCTTGCCACCGTGGACGGCCCCTGGCAGGTGGCCTTCCAGCCCCGGCGCGGCGTGCCGACCAGCGCGTCATTTGCCCAGCTCGCCTCGTTTTCGGAAAACAGCGAGGCCGGCATCAAGTACTTTTCCGGCACGGCTACCTATTCCAAAACCATCCGGGTGCCGGCCACTGCCCGCGCCAACAACGCGCAGGTATGGCTCGATTTGGGCGACGTGAAGAACCTGGCCGAAGTCATCGTCAACGGCAAGTCGCTGGGCATCGTCTGGAAAAAACCCTTCCGCGTGGACGTAACCAACGCCCTGAAAACCGGCGACAACGCCGTGCAGGTGAAGGTCACGAATCTGTGGGTCAACCGCCTGATTGGCGACGCCCAGCCCGGCGCCGCCCCTAAAATCACCTACACCACCGTGCCGTTCTTCAAGCCCACCGCCCGTCTCAAGCCCTCCGGCCTGCTCGGGCCGGTCAAGCTCATTTCTACGACCAACTAG
- a CDS encoding glycosyl hydrolase, which yields MKKTPLVLLLALATDAVAQQAPTPGQRTWLQPTTFSLGSFGNPAGSYGPLTRWWWPGNLVTKTELQREINLFADYGFAGVEVQALQLPTPMTSDERRQLQTVDGPEYYENLRAMLDEARKRHLVVDLTDGSGWPPGGSYLTPEDGFLSLEFAAVTVAGGQKARVALPRVPNPTPVPARLQAVLAAKTRPKAAGDTSRTVPLDEASVRVLTAGVRHDTLTYELPAGSWQVIAFWSIPSNEQTAMAATRQQGPVLDHLDSVKVRKNYTHLFGARTGLAPYFGNPVRAIFNDSYEFKANRHYAPDFLAYFKAHRGYDITPYLPANMQKGYNFVEFMRPNAQPDFTFSDQDWRLRHDYDLTVSELLGEHFFNTSRTWAETRGLLHRTQGYGLNMDMIGMAGLASIPETESMLGPEANLKVMTSGALLYNKPIMTAEAAVFMNQAYTTTPQTVRLAVDKLFAAGVNQVVYHGVPYRRTSERLGTEGWYPFSTPALSLINFSSNLGEGNRFWPDQPEVNQYVRRVQYALRAGKPHADVLVYYPFLNVEDMPDNPEEIFTLGTLGPATPPPVPPVAQAAARAKQAWAAQVYPLLNELEHQGLSWQWVNDASLQAATPGRDGQFAIRGNTFQALILANAAVLPLPTAEHLKDLSRQGLRLLATGELPTRQPSYLRWQENDRKTAQAIQAALKGKNSRYLRQPGEWATWLRQLTPAVRFSAPYPFTRQTQRELPDGSRVQFIWNKSAQWQNITLALGSQFKRSYWLNADAGTTTPNAGPTVSYQLPPYGSVLLYAATTPAASAPAAPAAPVVNPTRQLLALEQWRLKTDSVELKNTPLFDWKTNPQLRYSAAEGVYTASFEWRPPAGTAPYFLDLGQVAYTAEVFLNGQRVGKRIYSPYVLDISRFLKPGANTLTVRVAPGQLNGYLNQARHGDPRYKQFKDRQDQVMSGGLLGPVVIRPGRVAE from the coding sequence ATGAAAAAGACCCCATTGGTCCTGTTGCTAGCCCTGGCTACCGACGCGGTGGCCCAGCAGGCCCCTACGCCCGGCCAGCGCACCTGGCTCCAGCCCACCACGTTTTCGCTCGGCAGCTTTGGCAACCCGGCCGGCTCCTACGGCCCCCTTACGCGCTGGTGGTGGCCCGGCAACCTGGTCACCAAGACCGAGTTGCAGCGCGAGATAAACCTGTTTGCCGACTACGGCTTTGCCGGCGTGGAGGTGCAGGCCCTGCAACTGCCGACGCCCATGACCAGCGACGAGCGCCGGCAGCTGCAAACCGTGGACGGGCCGGAATACTACGAAAACCTGCGCGCCATGCTCGACGAGGCCCGCAAGCGCCACCTGGTAGTGGACCTGACCGACGGCAGCGGCTGGCCCCCCGGCGGCAGCTACCTCACCCCGGAAGACGGGTTTTTGTCGCTCGAATTTGCGGCCGTGACCGTGGCGGGCGGCCAGAAGGCCCGCGTGGCGCTGCCCCGCGTGCCCAACCCCACGCCCGTGCCCGCCCGCCTGCAAGCGGTGCTGGCCGCCAAAACGCGCCCCAAGGCGGCCGGCGACACCAGCCGGACGGTGCCCCTGGACGAGGCGTCGGTGCGGGTGCTCACGGCCGGCGTGCGCCACGATACCCTCACCTACGAACTGCCCGCCGGCTCCTGGCAGGTCATCGCCTTCTGGAGCATCCCGAGCAACGAGCAGACCGCGATGGCGGCCACGCGCCAGCAGGGCCCGGTACTCGACCACCTCGACTCGGTGAAGGTGCGCAAAAACTACACCCACCTGTTTGGGGCGCGCACCGGGCTGGCGCCGTACTTCGGCAACCCCGTGCGGGCCATCTTCAACGACAGCTACGAGTTTAAGGCCAACCGCCACTACGCGCCCGATTTTCTGGCCTATTTCAAGGCTCACCGGGGCTACGACATCACGCCCTACCTGCCGGCCAACATGCAGAAGGGCTACAACTTCGTGGAGTTTATGCGGCCGAACGCCCAGCCCGACTTCACCTTCTCCGACCAGGACTGGCGCCTGCGCCACGACTACGACCTGACGGTGAGCGAGCTGCTGGGCGAGCACTTCTTCAACACCAGCCGCACCTGGGCCGAAACCCGCGGCCTGCTGCACCGCACCCAGGGCTACGGCCTCAACATGGACATGATAGGCATGGCGGGCCTGGCTTCCATTCCGGAAACCGAGAGCATGCTCGGCCCCGAGGCCAACCTGAAGGTGATGACCTCCGGGGCGCTGCTCTACAACAAGCCGATTATGACGGCCGAGGCCGCCGTGTTCATGAACCAGGCCTACACCACCACCCCGCAAACCGTGCGCCTGGCGGTCGATAAGCTGTTTGCGGCCGGCGTCAACCAGGTGGTGTACCACGGCGTGCCCTACCGCCGCACCAGCGAGCGCCTGGGCACGGAGGGGTGGTACCCGTTTTCGACCCCCGCGCTGAGCTTGATTAACTTTTCGTCGAACCTAGGGGAGGGCAACCGCTTCTGGCCCGACCAGCCGGAGGTGAACCAGTACGTGCGCCGGGTGCAGTACGCGCTGCGCGCCGGCAAGCCCCACGCCGACGTGCTGGTGTACTACCCCTTCCTCAACGTGGAGGACATGCCCGACAACCCCGAGGAGATTTTCACCCTCGGCACGCTCGGGCCGGCCACGCCCCCGCCCGTGCCGCCGGTGGCCCAGGCCGCCGCCCGCGCCAAGCAGGCCTGGGCCGCCCAGGTGTACCCCCTGCTCAACGAGCTGGAGCACCAGGGCCTCAGCTGGCAGTGGGTCAATGACGCCTCCCTGCAAGCGGCGACGCCGGGGCGCGATGGCCAGTTCGCGATTCGGGGCAACACCTTTCAGGCCCTGATTCTGGCCAACGCCGCCGTGCTGCCGCTGCCCACCGCCGAGCACCTCAAAGACCTCAGCCGCCAGGGCCTGCGCCTGCTGGCCACCGGCGAGCTGCCCACCCGCCAGCCCTCCTACCTGCGCTGGCAGGAAAACGACCGCAAAACCGCCCAGGCCATCCAGGCCGCGCTGAAGGGCAAAAACAGCCGCTACCTCCGCCAGCCCGGCGAGTGGGCTACCTGGCTGCGGCAGCTCACGCCCGCCGTGCGCTTCAGCGCCCCCTACCCCTTCACCCGGCAAACCCAGCGCGAGCTGCCCGACGGCAGCCGCGTGCAGTTTATCTGGAACAAGAGCGCGCAGTGGCAGAACATCACCCTGGCCCTAGGTTCGCAGTTCAAGCGCAGCTACTGGCTGAACGCCGACGCGGGCACCACCACTCCCAACGCGGGGCCTACGGTGTCGTACCAGCTGCCGCCCTACGGCTCGGTGCTGCTCTACGCCGCCACCACCCCCGCCGCCAGTGCCCCCGCCGCCCCGGCCGCCCCCGTGGTAAACCCCACCCGCCAGCTGCTGGCGCTGGAGCAGTGGCGCCTGAAAACCGACAGCGTGGAGCTGAAAAACACGCCGCTGTTTGACTGGAAAACCAACCCCCAGCTCCGCTATTCAGCCGCTGAGGGCGTGTACACCGCCTCGTTTGAGTGGCGCCCGCCCGCCGGCACGGCCCCCTACTTCCTCGACCTGGGGCAGGTAGCCTACACGGCCGAGGTGTTCCTCAACGGCCAGCGGGTGGGCAAGCGCATCTACTCGCCCTACGTGCTCGATATCAGCCGCTTCCTGAAGCCGGGCGCCAACACGCTCACCGTGCGCGTGGCGCCGGGCCAGCTCAACGGCTACCTCAACCAGGCCCGGCACGGCGACCCGCGCTACAAGCAGTTCAAGGACCGCCAGGACCAAGTAATGTCGGGCGGCCTGCTCGGGCCGGTGGTCATCCGGCCGGGCCGGGTAGCGGAGTAG